In Elusimicrobiota bacterium, one genomic interval encodes:
- the fusA gene encoding elongation factor G: protein MPRQFPLDKIRNIGIIAHIDAGKTTTTERILYYTGRIHKIGEVHDGATTTDWMPQERERGITITAAATYCKWRDCQINIIDTPGHVDFTAEVERSLRVLDGAVVCFDGVQGVEPQSETVWRQADKYHVPRIAYINKMDRLGADFYMSYNSIIKMLGANACPIQLPIGAESHFAGLVDLIEMKALVWRGEELGAKWDVVEIPEDMREQTKEYREKMVEKIVEFDDAAMERYLNGDHDFKPEELRKILRRGVLQSKIFPVLCGSSYKNKGVQPMLDAVCDFLPSPLDLPPVKGSDPFNGEALERKADDKEPFSALMFKIQSDPFVGKLAFFRVYSGTIKAGDTIFFPSKRNSERIGRILRMHANQREEIKEIFAGDIAATVALKNSQVGVTMSIEDKPIVLEQITFPEPVISVAIEPKSKADEEKMAMAMGRLAEEDQTFRIKTDTETGQTVISGMGELHLEIIVDRMKREFNVQANVGNPQVAYKETVRKKVTEEGKFIRQSGGRGQYGHCILQIEPQPIGVGFEFVNEIRQGRIPKEFIPAVEKGVREALDGGALAGYPIVDIKVSLLDGSFHEVDSSEMAFKICAAMALRSGCKKASPTILEPIMKFEVVTPEQYMGDIIGDLNSRRAKIQDMGDRGHLKFVKSTVPLAEMFGYATVVRSISQGRASFTMEPSHYEEVPGNVHKVIVEKNAASMAEQR from the coding sequence ATGCCGAGACAATTTCCGCTGGACAAGATCAGGAACATCGGGATCATCGCCCACATCGATGCGGGCAAGACGACCACCACGGAGCGCATCCTTTACTATACCGGGCGTATCCACAAGATCGGAGAGGTCCACGACGGGGCCACCACGACCGACTGGATGCCCCAGGAGCGCGAGAGGGGAATCACCATCACCGCCGCCGCGACCTACTGCAAGTGGCGCGACTGCCAGATCAATATCATCGACACCCCGGGGCACGTGGACTTCACGGCCGAGGTGGAGCGCTCCTTGCGGGTGCTAGACGGGGCGGTAGTCTGCTTCGACGGGGTGCAGGGGGTCGAACCCCAGTCCGAGACGGTCTGGCGCCAGGCCGACAAGTACCACGTTCCGCGCATCGCCTACATCAACAAGATGGACCGTCTGGGCGCCGATTTCTATATGTCCTACAACTCGATCATCAAGATGCTGGGGGCCAATGCCTGCCCCATCCAGCTTCCAATCGGGGCGGAGAGCCATTTCGCGGGTTTGGTGGATCTTATCGAGATGAAGGCCCTGGTTTGGCGGGGCGAGGAGCTCGGAGCCAAGTGGGACGTGGTCGAGATTCCCGAGGACATGCGCGAGCAAACCAAGGAATACCGCGAAAAAATGGTAGAGAAGATCGTGGAGTTCGACGACGCCGCCATGGAGCGCTACTTGAACGGCGATCACGACTTCAAGCCGGAGGAATTGCGCAAGATCCTGCGCCGCGGCGTCCTGCAGTCCAAGATTTTCCCCGTGCTGTGCGGCTCATCCTACAAGAACAAGGGAGTCCAGCCCATGCTGGATGCGGTCTGCGATTTCCTCCCTTCGCCGCTGGACCTGCCTCCGGTCAAGGGTTCCGACCCCTTCAACGGGGAGGCCCTGGAGCGCAAGGCGGACGACAAAGAGCCTTTTTCCGCCCTCATGTTCAAGATACAGTCCGACCCTTTCGTGGGGAAGCTGGCGTTCTTTCGGGTTTACTCCGGAACCATCAAGGCGGGCGATACGATTTTCTTTCCCAGCAAGCGCAATTCCGAACGCATCGGCCGCATCCTGCGCATGCACGCCAACCAGCGCGAGGAGATAAAGGAGATATTCGCCGGGGACATCGCGGCCACCGTGGCCCTCAAGAACTCCCAGGTAGGCGTGACCATGTCGATCGAGGACAAGCCGATCGTCCTTGAGCAGATCACCTTCCCGGAGCCGGTGATTTCGGTCGCCATCGAGCCTAAGTCCAAGGCGGACGAGGAGAAAATGGCCATGGCCATGGGGCGGCTGGCCGAGGAAGACCAGACTTTCCGCATCAAAACCGACACCGAGACCGGCCAAACCGTCATCTCGGGAATGGGCGAGCTTCACCTCGAGATTATCGTGGACCGTATGAAGCGCGAATTCAATGTCCAGGCCAACGTCGGCAACCCCCAGGTTGCCTACAAGGAGACGGTGCGCAAGAAGGTCACCGAGGAGGGCAAGTTCATACGGCAGTCGGGAGGACGCGGCCAGTACGGCCATTGCATCCTCCAGATCGAGCCCCAGCCCATCGGCGTGGGATTCGAATTCGTCAACGAGATTCGGCAGGGCCGCATCCCCAAGGAGTTCATCCCCGCCGTCGAAAAGGGCGTGAGGGAAGCCCTGGATGGCGGCGCCCTGGCGGGGTATCCCATCGTGGACATCAAGGTGAGCCTGCTCGATGGTTCCTTCCATGAAGTGGACTCCTCCGAAATGGCCTTCAAGATCTGCGCGGCCATGGCCCTGCGCTCGGGCTGCAAGAAGGCCAGCCCCACGATTCTCGAGCCCATCATGAAGTTCGAGGTGGTGACTCCCGAGCAGTACATGGGAGACATTATCGGCGACTTGAACAGCCGCCGGGCCAAGATCCAGGACATGGGCGACCGCGGGCATTTGAAGTTCGTCAAATCCACCGTGCCCCT